One window of the Ignavibacteriota bacterium genome contains the following:
- a CDS encoding bifunctional (p)ppGpp synthetase/guanosine-3',5'-bis(diphosphate) 3'-pyrophosphohydrolase encodes MSAPLPLYNQVLYSREELIADVSHDIDPAGLTTVLGAYDMAASVHEFQTRSDSTPYFWHISRVARILIRELRYINADVLAAALLHDVLEDSRIITAEVIKYNFGSYVGYIVEVLTKNIRLSGPEREAEDAEYIERLNFSSIDCQIVKFSERLDNFRCMEFGVKRNPFRYIDETEKHYFPMAARENNKMLAYLVAEMKKVKGKLLA; translated from the coding sequence ATGAGCGCACCGCTGCCGCTGTACAACCAGGTTCTCTACTCCCGTGAGGAGTTGATCGCGGACGTGTCGCACGACATCGATCCGGCGGGCCTGACCACGGTGCTCGGCGCCTACGACATGGCCGCGAGTGTGCACGAGTTCCAGACGCGCAGCGACTCGACACCCTATTTCTGGCACATCTCGCGCGTCGCCCGTATCCTCATCCGCGAGCTGCGCTACATCAACGCCGATGTACTCGCGGCCGCGCTGCTGCACGATGTGCTCGAGGATTCGCGCATCATCACCGCCGAGGTCATCAAATACAACTTCGGCTCCTACGTGGGCTACATCGTCGAAGTGCTGACAAAAAACATACGGCTATCCGGACCCGAGCGCGAGGCGGAGGACGCCGAATACATCGAACGCCTGAACTTCAGCAGCATCGACTGCCAGATCGTCAAGTTCTCCGAGCGCCTCGACAACTTCCGCTGCATGGAATTCGGCGTCAAACGAAATCCCTTCCGCTATATCGACGAGACCGAGAAACACTACTTTCCGATGGCCGCGCGCGAGAACAACAAGATGCTGGCCTACCTCGTCGCGGAGATGAAGAAGGTGAAAGGCAAGCTGCTCGCGTGA
- a CDS encoding ATP-dependent metallopeptidase FtsH/Yme1/Tma family protein — MITPTHRLPRSWNAGGDDNRPPAPTPPRKAPQNRKPGDDNTWLRSARAVLIAGGMLLLAFIIFSQLFNTANENPEISYSDFQKILTGERKTPDGQELRIIRAKVEKANLNDFTLTASLNTRARLVGVNGKTVESTGFVVKLGTLDAEMRKSWLERGIEVTFDEKDSIWTNTFFTLLPWLLFIGAWIFLMRRMQGGGAAGGTKGLFSFGKSRARMATDSTIRVTFSDVAGADEAKVELQEIIEFLREPARFQRLGGKIPRGVLLLGPPGTGKTLLARAVAGEAGVPFFSISGAEFVEMFVGVGASRVRDLFETAKKNSPCIVFIDEIDAVGRQRGAGLGGGHDEREQTLNQLLVEMDGFEQGSTVIIIAATNRPDVLDPALLRPGRFDRQVVVDRPDVKGREGILKVHTRSIPLDPDVSLETLAKGTPGLAGAELANLVNEAALLAARRNKKTVAMMDFEEAKDKVMMGMERKSLIISEQEKRLTAYHEAGHVLVAKMLPEADPVHKVTIIPRGRALGVTTYLPIDEKHTYSKEYLEAMITYAMGGRAAEMLVFGQLTTGAGNDIERASSLARKMVCEWGMSELGPLTFGAKEEEIFLGREIVQHRDYSEETAVAIDSAVRAIVLQCMKRAEDVLSENRAVLDRIALALLEREILDSEEIDKLMRGEELPPAQRNGGGLQQKVSEIDALRMDQERSDRIRRAVEELKRQENPESEAQADADERT; from the coding sequence ATGATCACGCCGACACACAGACTCCCACGCTCCTGGAACGCTGGCGGCGACGACAACAGGCCGCCCGCTCCCACGCCGCCGCGCAAGGCGCCGCAGAACCGCAAGCCGGGCGACGACAATACATGGCTGCGCTCGGCGCGCGCCGTGCTCATCGCGGGCGGCATGCTGCTGCTGGCCTTCATCATCTTCTCGCAGCTCTTCAACACCGCGAACGAAAATCCGGAGATATCCTATTCCGATTTTCAGAAAATATTGACCGGCGAACGCAAGACTCCCGACGGGCAGGAACTGCGCATCATCCGCGCGAAGGTGGAAAAGGCGAATCTGAACGACTTCACCCTGACCGCCAGTCTGAACACACGCGCACGCCTTGTGGGTGTGAACGGCAAGACCGTCGAGAGCACCGGATTTGTCGTGAAGCTCGGGACGCTCGACGCCGAGATGCGGAAGTCGTGGCTCGAGCGCGGCATCGAGGTGACCTTCGACGAGAAGGATTCGATCTGGACCAACACCTTCTTCACGCTGTTGCCCTGGCTGCTGTTTATCGGCGCGTGGATATTCCTGATGCGGCGCATGCAGGGCGGGGGCGCCGCGGGCGGGACCAAGGGCCTGTTCTCGTTCGGCAAGAGCCGCGCGCGCATGGCCACCGATTCGACCATACGCGTCACCTTCTCCGACGTGGCCGGCGCCGACGAGGCGAAAGTCGAACTGCAGGAGATCATCGAATTTCTCCGTGAGCCCGCGCGCTTCCAGCGGCTCGGCGGCAAAATACCGCGCGGCGTGCTGCTGCTCGGGCCTCCGGGAACGGGCAAGACGCTGCTTGCGCGCGCCGTTGCGGGCGAGGCGGGCGTGCCCTTCTTCTCGATCTCCGGCGCGGAGTTCGTGGAGATGTTTGTGGGTGTCGGCGCCAGCCGCGTGCGCGACCTCTTTGAAACCGCAAAAAAGAATTCACCCTGCATCGTCTTCATCGACGAGATCGACGCCGTCGGACGCCAGCGCGGCGCGGGTCTCGGAGGCGGACACGACGAACGCGAGCAGACGTTGAACCAGCTCCTCGTCGAGATGGACGGATTCGAGCAGGGCAGCACCGTGATCATCATCGCCGCCACCAACCGTCCCGACGTGCTCGATCCCGCGCTGCTGCGTCCCGGTCGTTTCGACAGGCAGGTTGTGGTGGACCGTCCCGACGTCAAGGGCCGCGAGGGCATACTCAAGGTTCACACCCGCAGCATACCGCTCGATCCCGACGTGTCGCTCGAGACTCTCGCAAAAGGCACGCCCGGACTTGCCGGCGCCGAACTCGCGAATCTTGTGAACGAAGCGGCGCTGCTCGCCGCGCGACGCAACAAGAAGACCGTCGCGATGATGGATTTCGAGGAGGCGAAGGACAAGGTGATGATGGGCATGGAACGCAAGAGCCTGATCATTTCCGAACAGGAAAAACGGCTCACGGCCTATCACGAGGCGGGCCATGTGCTAGTCGCAAAAATGCTCCCCGAAGCCGATCCGGTGCACAAGGTCACGATCATCCCGCGCGGCCGCGCGCTCGGTGTCACGACCTACCTTCCGATCGACGAGAAACACACCTACTCGAAGGAGTACCTCGAGGCGATGATCACGTACGCCATGGGCGGGCGCGCCGCCGAGATGCTCGTGTTCGGCCAATTGACGACCGGCGCCGGCAACGACATCGAGCGCGCGTCGTCGCTCGCGCGCAAGATGGTGTGCGAGTGGGGCATGAGTGAACTCGGACCGCTGACCTTCGGGGCGAAGGAGGAGGAGATATTCCTCGGCCGCGAAATCGTGCAGCACCGCGACTACAGCGAGGAGACCGCCGTGGCCATCGATTCGGCCGTGCGCGCGATTGTCCTTCAGTGCATGAAACGCGCCGAGGACGTGCTCTCCGAGAACCGCGCGGTGCTCGACCGCATCGCGCTTGCGCTGCTCGAACGCGAGATTCTCGACAGCGAGGAGATCGACAAGCTGATGCGCGGCGAGGAACTGCCTCCCGCGCAGCGCAACGGCGGCGGCCTGCAGCAGAAGGTCTCCGAAATCGACGCGTTGCGCATGGATCAGGAGCGTTCCGACAGGATACGGCGCGCGGTCGAGGAGCTGAAGCGGCAGGAGAATCCCGAAAGCGAAGCGCAGGCCGACGCGGACGAAAGGACATGA
- the tilS gene encoding tRNA lysidine(34) synthetase TilS — MAEGMGSHYGDGRGRDGRLMQLEQRVEEELASLCGSRTGGSFLVACSGGLDSTVLACIAARRLGARVALAYVDHGLRPDTADDIAHVRALAARLGAGIELLAVDLSVPRHGRSLQDLAREHRYAALEEARVRGGFDWILTAHHADDQAETLLLHFFSGAGVEGLRGVRARAGHIIRPMLSVRKSDLQAFAVREGLQWRHDTSNDSDAYRRNALRHHVLPAIAAHVQSDIVSVLTRTASVFASLEQYLAPLIDEAAGRCLRPLDDGVHVDTGQLGDEAAFLRAGVLRAAVARVRGNAGAFADVRRLEELVSGPAGAQAPLRGGCIAYREHDGVTILRGFQTAEPDTVEALLGEEIDLGRARFSSRLVERDAVRFTDDPSVEYIDAERSGTNWVLRPWRAGDVFRPLGSPGRKKVGDFLTDHAVPRRMRGAVMVLDHAGEIIWLCGIRLDDRFKISGTTRSIAALRFETQAQHE; from the coding sequence ATGGCTGAAGGAATGGGAAGTCACTATGGCGACGGACGGGGAAGAGACGGCCGCCTGATGCAGCTCGAACAGCGCGTGGAAGAAGAACTGGCGTCCCTGTGCGGATCACGCACGGGCGGTTCTTTCCTTGTGGCGTGCAGCGGCGGACTCGATTCCACCGTCCTTGCCTGCATTGCCGCGCGCCGACTCGGAGCCCGCGTTGCTCTGGCATACGTGGATCACGGCCTGCGTCCCGACACGGCCGACGACATTGCGCATGTGCGCGCGCTTGCAGCGCGTCTCGGCGCGGGCATTGAACTGCTCGCCGTCGACCTCTCCGTTCCGCGGCACGGGAGATCGCTGCAGGACCTCGCGCGCGAACACCGCTATGCCGCGCTTGAAGAGGCGCGCGTCCGCGGCGGCTTCGATTGGATACTGACCGCGCATCACGCCGACGATCAGGCCGAGACTCTGCTGCTGCACTTTTTTTCCGGCGCCGGCGTGGAGGGACTGCGCGGCGTGCGCGCGCGTGCGGGACACATCATAAGGCCCATGCTCAGCGTGCGGAAGTCGGACCTGCAGGCGTTCGCCGTCCGCGAAGGCCTGCAGTGGCGGCACGATACAAGCAACGACAGCGATGCGTACCGCCGCAATGCGCTCCGCCATCACGTGCTGCCCGCCATTGCCGCGCACGTGCAGTCCGACATCGTTTCGGTGCTGACACGCACCGCCTCGGTCTTTGCCTCGCTCGAACAGTATCTCGCGCCCCTCATCGACGAGGCGGCCGGGCGCTGTCTGCGACCGCTCGACGACGGTGTACATGTCGACACCGGGCAGCTCGGTGACGAAGCCGCCTTCTTGCGCGCGGGTGTGCTGCGCGCGGCGGTGGCGCGTGTACGCGGAAATGCGGGCGCCTTTGCCGACGTGCGCCGCCTCGAGGAGCTTGTGTCGGGTCCTGCAGGCGCACAGGCGCCGTTGCGGGGCGGTTGTATCGCCTACCGCGAACACGATGGTGTCACGATTCTGCGCGGATTTCAGACGGCGGAACCGGACACGGTAGAGGCACTTCTGGGCGAGGAAATCGATCTGGGCCGGGCCCGGTTCTCCTCGCGGCTCGTCGAGCGCGATGCGGTGCGTTTTACGGATGACCCTTCTGTCGAGTATATTGATGCGGAGCGAAGCGGCACCAACTGGGTCCTTCGCCCCTGGAGGGCGGGGGACGTGTTCCGACCGCTCGGGAGTCCCGGCCGCAAGAAGGTCGGCGACTTCCTCACCGATCACGCCGTCCCGCGACGCATGCGCGGAGCGGTGATGGTGTTGGACCATGCGGGCGAGATCATCTGGCTCTGCGGAATCCGGCTCGACGACAGATTCAAAATCAGCGGCACAACACGGAGCATCGCCGCGCTCCGATTCGAGACACAGGCACAGCACGAATGA
- a CDS encoding dolichol kinase, translating into MNDNTAYTPAPTRAESVSFKWELLRKGIHLCSLSIPVLYYYVSRDLMITLLIPLGAAFLLGDLLRLFHKPSFALYTRIFGRMLRTHEKTEAKKTFNGATWVLISALFCVLVFPKLIVITAFAILIISDTMAALIGRRYGTRSYRGKTLEGSTAFVASATLVILFTPKVAQLPAEYIIGIVSAVIGAAAEVFSFDVIDDNFAIPAAIGFSLWLMYIVFLPELNVHILDM; encoded by the coding sequence ATGAACGACAACACGGCATACACACCGGCCCCGACCCGCGCCGAGAGCGTGAGCTTCAAGTGGGAACTGCTCCGCAAGGGCATACACCTGTGTTCGCTCTCGATACCCGTGCTGTACTACTACGTGTCGCGCGACCTGATGATCACGCTGCTGATCCCGCTCGGCGCGGCGTTTCTGCTCGGCGATTTGCTCCGTCTGTTCCACAAGCCGTCCTTCGCACTGTACACGCGTATTTTCGGACGCATGCTGCGCACGCATGAAAAGACCGAGGCGAAGAAGACCTTCAACGGCGCGACATGGGTGCTGATTTCGGCCCTGTTCTGCGTCCTGGTCTTTCCCAAACTGATCGTGATCACGGCCTTTGCGATACTCATCATCTCCGACACGATGGCCGCTCTCATCGGGAGACGCTACGGCACACGTTCGTACCGCGGCAAGACCCTCGAGGGCAGCACGGCCTTCGTCGCCTCGGCGACGCTGGTGATTCTCTTCACGCCGAAAGTCGCGCAGCTTCCCGCCGAATACATCATCGGGATTGTGTCGGCGGTGATAGGCGCCGCGGCTGAGGTTTTTTCGTTCGATGTGATCGACGACAATTTTGCCATTCCAGCGGCTATCGGATTTTCGCTCTGGCTGATGTACATCGTGTTTCTGCCCGAGCTCAACGTGCACATTCTCGACATGTAG
- a CDS encoding CPBP family intramembrane metalloprotease, which yields MEGQETDIDPSGRSRLWYASSGELRAVWKLGAFTSTAIAAVVVIGVALMLIEYEFPGLSLLTPFWTGSVAMTLATIVATIFCMRAIDRVPVLDIGLHPRPFPLRQFGIGLALSAAMIGLYITVMLAAGWAELRLAAVTFDHAASILAEGALLFVYVGFSEELLMRGYPFRTMVHASNPTTALFVTSVFFAAIHWDNPGLDVQALGNIFLAGIWLGRALLVSGSLWLPIGLHTGWNFTMGTVLGLPVSGILGPGVLRGTTSGPAWFTGGAFGPEGGLLATVILVVGTGVFSLPRVRRWIAPALLALGLAAAAPSAQAQWIEDPAIDASIQEGIRATYNIEFEAADRAFAAVERARPDHPAGPFFKAMVEWWRILIDFDDESRDEGFYRKLERVIDMCDKRLDANENDLAGLFFKGGSIGFRGRLLAMRKSWIKAAADGREALPIVQDAARIAPKNADINLGVGIYNYYADVLPDKYPLLKPVMLFLPSGDRDKGIRQLRYAAQKARYAQWEAVYFLAQVYSSYENKPSSALPFARLLADEFPANPIFQRTLGRIHVKLGDWQRASAVFGKVLDRCMKHQAGYGQAAEREAVYYLGYDAMLRREYAAALKFFARCDEVARALEKDEPSGFRILAALRAGMTLDLLRRRADAQREYNRVLAWPEHAGSHDLARQYKTTPYSM from the coding sequence GTGGAAGGACAGGAAACAGACATAGATCCCTCGGGCCGATCGCGCCTGTGGTATGCGTCCAGCGGCGAGTTGCGCGCCGTCTGGAAACTCGGCGCGTTTACGTCCACTGCCATCGCGGCCGTTGTGGTCATCGGCGTCGCGCTGATGCTGATCGAGTACGAATTTCCCGGACTCTCGCTATTGACCCCGTTCTGGACGGGCTCCGTTGCGATGACACTCGCCACGATCGTCGCCACGATATTCTGCATGCGGGCCATCGACCGCGTCCCCGTGCTCGATATCGGTCTGCATCCCAGGCCATTCCCGCTTCGACAGTTCGGCATCGGCCTCGCGCTGTCGGCGGCGATGATCGGCCTGTACATCACGGTCATGCTGGCCGCCGGATGGGCCGAGCTGCGGCTCGCCGCGGTCACGTTCGATCACGCGGCCTCGATACTCGCGGAAGGAGCGCTGCTGTTTGTGTACGTCGGTTTCAGCGAGGAGCTGCTGATGCGGGGCTATCCATTCCGCACGATGGTACACGCCTCGAATCCGACGACCGCGTTGTTCGTCACGTCGGTCTTTTTTGCCGCCATTCACTGGGACAATCCCGGCCTGGACGTGCAGGCGCTGGGGAACATCTTTCTCGCGGGAATCTGGCTCGGGCGCGCGCTGCTTGTGAGCGGTTCGCTCTGGCTGCCGATCGGATTACACACCGGCTGGAATTTTACGATGGGCACCGTTCTGGGGCTGCCTGTCAGCGGGATACTTGGGCCGGGCGTTCTGCGCGGAACGACATCGGGTCCGGCATGGTTCACCGGCGGCGCGTTCGGTCCCGAGGGAGGTCTGCTGGCGACGGTCATTCTTGTGGTCGGGACCGGCGTCTTCTCGCTACCGCGTGTACGCCGCTGGATCGCGCCCGCGCTGCTGGCGCTGGGCCTTGCGGCGGCGGCACCTTCCGCGCAGGCGCAATGGATCGAGGATCCCGCGATCGACGCGTCGATACAGGAAGGTATACGCGCGACCTACAACATCGAATTCGAGGCGGCCGACCGCGCATTTGCCGCGGTGGAGCGCGCGCGACCGGATCATCCCGCGGGACCGTTTTTCAAGGCGATGGTGGAGTGGTGGCGCATTCTGATCGACTTCGACGACGAATCGCGCGACGAGGGCTTTTACCGTAAGCTCGAACGTGTCATCGACATGTGTGACAAACGCCTCGACGCAAACGAGAACGATCTCGCCGGACTCTTCTTCAAGGGCGGTTCCATCGGTTTCCGCGGGCGGCTGCTCGCCATGCGCAAGAGCTGGATCAAGGCGGCGGCCGACGGGCGCGAGGCGCTGCCGATCGTGCAGGACGCGGCGCGCATCGCGCCGAAAAACGCCGACATCAATCTCGGCGTGGGCATCTACAACTACTACGCCGACGTCCTCCCCGACAAGTATCCACTGCTCAAGCCCGTGATGCTGTTCCTGCCTTCGGGTGACCGCGACAAAGGAATCCGGCAATTGCGCTACGCGGCGCAGAAGGCGCGCTACGCGCAGTGGGAGGCCGTGTATTTTCTTGCGCAGGTCTATTCGTCCTACGAAAACAAACCCTCGTCGGCGTTGCCCTTCGCGCGGCTGCTTGCCGACGAGTTCCCCGCGAATCCGATCTTTCAGCGGACGCTCGGCCGCATACACGTAAAACTCGGCGACTGGCAGCGCGCGTCCGCAGTCTTCGGAAAAGTGCTCGACCGCTGTATGAAACATCAGGCCGGTTACGGCCAGGCCGCCGAAAGGGAAGCGGTCTACTATCTCGGGTACGACGCCATGCTGCGTCGCGAATACGCGGCGGCGCTGAAATTTTTCGCGCGCTGTGACGAGGTGGCCCGCGCCTTGGAAAAGGACGAACCCTCGGGATTCCGCATCCTCGCCGCGCTGCGCGCAGGCATGACGCTCGATCTGCTGCGCCGCCGCGCCGACGCGCAGCGCGAGTACAACCGCGTGCTCGCGTGGCCGGAACATGCCGGCTCACACGACCTCGCGCGGCAGTACAAGACCACTCCCTACTCGATGTAG
- a CDS encoding glycosyltransferase has product MIPFALLVVYLALLSAYALFLHRVGQGLEALSSEESAPGPEIAPLPTLTVVVPMRNEEGHVAACIRSLRGQEYPDNTLRFIIVDDQSTDGTAAAVEHEIRGDARFTLLRIGAEAPGGKKSAIAAAIDCCASETILTTDADCTHGPRWAACMARELARGRDIVAGPVVYERAGGLFARLQALEFLGLVGVGAGLFGVGYPRLCNGANLAYRRTAFYDAGGFTGNEHIASGDDEFLMHSIVYRRGGEAGFAAAPDAVVSCCPAATVGAFISQRVRWASKGPHYNDGRFVAFLVILFCFFLCAAASPLLLFLSPWAAVLAGVIYMIKAGLDASVLFAAARLFRQPVRGIDLIIAELLHPFYLVGVSIAGAAGVFTWKDRKQT; this is encoded by the coding sequence GTGATTCCCTTCGCCCTCCTCGTTGTCTATCTCGCGCTGCTCAGCGCGTACGCGCTGTTCCTGCATCGCGTCGGGCAGGGCCTCGAGGCGCTGTCGTCGGAGGAATCCGCGCCCGGACCGGAGATCGCTCCGCTGCCGACACTCACGGTGGTCGTTCCCATGCGCAACGAGGAAGGCCACGTCGCCGCGTGCATCAGGTCGCTGCGCGGTCAGGAATATCCGGATAATACACTCCGCTTTATCATTGTTGACGACCAATCGACCGACGGCACCGCCGCGGCCGTCGAGCATGAAATACGCGGAGACGCGCGATTTACGCTTCTGCGTATCGGAGCGGAGGCGCCGGGAGGCAAGAAGTCCGCCATCGCCGCCGCCATCGATTGCTGCGCAAGCGAGACGATTCTCACGACGGACGCCGATTGCACACACGGGCCGCGCTGGGCGGCGTGTATGGCGCGCGAACTTGCGCGCGGCCGCGATATCGTGGCCGGACCCGTCGTGTATGAACGCGCGGGCGGACTCTTTGCCCGCCTGCAGGCGCTCGAATTTCTTGGACTCGTCGGTGTCGGCGCGGGGCTGTTCGGTGTCGGATACCCGCGCCTGTGCAACGGCGCGAATCTTGCGTACCGCCGCACCGCCTTTTACGACGCGGGCGGATTCACCGGCAACGAACACATCGCCAGCGGCGACGACGAATTTCTTATGCACAGCATCGTGTACCGGCGCGGCGGCGAGGCGGGCTTTGCAGCCGCGCCGGACGCCGTCGTGTCGTGTTGCCCCGCCGCGACTGTCGGCGCCTTCATCTCGCAGCGTGTGCGCTGGGCCTCGAAGGGACCGCATTACAACGACGGACGTTTTGTCGCCTTTCTCGTGATCCTTTTCTGTTTCTTCCTGTGCGCAGCCGCCTCGCCGTTGCTGCTGTTCCTCTCGCCCTGGGCCGCCGTCCTCGCAGGCGTGATCTACATGATCAAGGCCGGACTCGACGCGTCCGTGCTGTTCGCGGCCGCGCGGTTGTTCCGGCAGCCGGTGCGGGGCATCGATCTCATCATTGCGGAGCTTCTCCACCCGTTCTATCTTGTCGGCGTATCGATTGCAGGAGCAGCCGGAGTCTTCACGTGGAAGGACAGGAAACAGACATAG
- the hpt gene encoding hypoxanthine phosphoribosyltransferase, producing MNSPHDTIPSVAINGDRFIPYITRDSIAARIDELAEALNRDFDGKRPIFICVLNGAFMFFADLVRRITIDCEVDFLRLSSYGDRKISSGDVRLLKDLSCEADGRHIVLVEDIVDTGVSLDFMKTLIGAKQPASLSIVTLLHKPESTSIPHTLDYVGFVVPPRFVIGYGLDYAQRARNLPEVYILDDASGTGSAEEKETE from the coding sequence ATGAATTCACCACACGACACCATCCCCTCGGTCGCCATCAACGGCGACAGGTTTATTCCCTACATCACGCGCGACAGCATCGCCGCGCGGATCGACGAGCTGGCCGAGGCGCTGAACCGCGACTTCGACGGCAAACGTCCGATCTTCATCTGTGTGCTCAACGGCGCGTTTATGTTTTTTGCGGACCTCGTCCGCCGTATCACGATCGACTGCGAGGTCGATTTCCTGCGGCTGTCGAGTTACGGCGACAGGAAGATCAGCTCGGGCGACGTGCGGCTGCTCAAGGATCTGTCCTGCGAGGCCGACGGGCGGCACATCGTGCTTGTGGAAGACATCGTCGACACGGGCGTCTCGCTCGATTTCATGAAGACCCTGATCGGCGCCAAACAGCCCGCATCGCTCAGCATTGTCACGCTTCTGCACAAACCCGAGAGCACCAGCATTCCCCACACGCTCGACTACGTCGGTTTTGTCGTGCCGCCGCGTTTTGTCATCGGCTACGGACTCGACTACGCGCAGCGCGCACGCAATCTTCCCGAAGTGTACATACTCGACGACGCGTCCGGCACCGGATCCGCCGAAGAGAAGGAGACAGAATGA
- a CDS encoding YceI family protein, with product MKQILAALLLVTALVAPAAAQRLSTDRTGTLTFNIKDDRGRNQASFLSESLVEDIAGTAAGLGGTVSFDPSDVAKTISATVTVDVASMKTGIDMRDEHLRSEGWLNAKQFPTIEFKLLKLKGAKVKNGTEINGTAVGTFTMHGVTKNMEMPVTLIYMKESEKTKARAAGDLLVVRAKGTVSLSDFGVKNQLVGQKVAENISFQFNAVANSGVK from the coding sequence ATGAAACAGATCCTCGCCGCTCTTCTGCTCGTCACCGCCCTTGTGGCGCCCGCCGCAGCGCAGCGCCTCAGCACCGACCGCACGGGCACGCTCACATTCAACATCAAGGACGACCGCGGCCGCAACCAGGCCAGCTTCCTTTCGGAGTCGCTGGTGGAAGACATCGCGGGCACCGCGGCGGGCCTCGGCGGCACGGTGAGTTTCGATCCGTCGGATGTCGCCAAGACGATCAGCGCCACCGTCACCGTCGACGTAGCCTCGATGAAGACCGGCATCGACATGCGCGACGAGCATCTCCGCAGCGAGGGCTGGCTGAACGCGAAGCAGTTCCCGACCATCGAATTCAAGCTTCTGAAACTCAAGGGCGCCAAGGTGAAGAACGGCACCGAGATCAACGGCACCGCCGTCGGCACCTTCACGATGCACGGCGTCACGAAAAACATGGAAATGCCCGTGACCCTCATCTACATGAAGGAGTCGGAGAAAACGAAGGCGCGCGCCGCGGGCGACCTGCTTGTTGTGCGTGCTAAGGGCACCGTCTCGCTCAGCGACTTCGGCGTGAAGAATCAGCTTGTCGGACAGAAGGTGGCCGAGAATATCAGCTTCCAGTTCAACGCAGTGGCAAACAGCGGCGTCAAATAA
- a CDS encoding flippase-like domain-containing protein — MKPGIDTAVAAPAPAFGGMLPLAGKLLLAAVFLWIVSLYVDAGGVAAAVSRAAGMPLLAAGLLLAPNLVLQYAKWRLLLRRVMPASTRSDAAASLFSGFALGLVTPARVGEFGGRAYAVAHADAGTLVALTAVDKLASLLVTVTGGVLACCLLLARSEPAAAALLAAAALAALAPAVFLARRRAAAFDTAARLLTRLPGIRRRVLAARAALAGLDRGVLLRLLALSAAFYGVFVAQFALLVGAFGAPAGAPDLLAAAAVVMLLKSVVPPVSFGELGIREGATALVYAGIGVPAQLAVPASMLLFVLNVLLPAAAGGIVLALASLRRASAA, encoded by the coding sequence ATGAAGCCCGGCATCGATACGGCCGTGGCTGCGCCGGCTCCCGCGTTCGGCGGCATGCTTCCGCTCGCGGGCAAGCTCCTGCTCGCGGCCGTGTTTTTGTGGATCGTCTCGCTGTATGTCGACGCCGGTGGTGTTGCGGCCGCGGTGTCGCGCGCCGCGGGCATGCCGCTGTTGGCGGCGGGTCTGCTGCTTGCGCCGAACCTCGTGCTGCAATACGCCAAATGGCGGCTGCTGCTGCGCCGCGTCATGCCCGCGTCGACGCGCAGCGACGCCGCCGCGTCGCTGTTTTCGGGCTTTGCCCTCGGTCTCGTCACACCCGCGCGTGTGGGTGAATTCGGCGGCCGCGCGTATGCCGTCGCGCATGCGGATGCCGGCACGCTGGTGGCGCTGACGGCGGTCGACAAACTGGCCTCGCTCCTGGTGACCGTTACGGGCGGTGTGCTGGCCTGCTGCCTGCTGCTCGCGCGCAGCGAGCCCGCGGCCGCCGCGCTGCTCGCCGCGGCCGCGCTTGCAGCTCTTGCGCCCGCCGTGTTTCTCGCGCGGCGACGCGCCGCCGCGTTCGACACCGCGGCCCGTTTGTTGACGCGGCTGCCCGGGATCCGCCGCAGAGTGCTCGCGGCGCGCGCCGCGCTCGCGGGACTCGACCGCGGCGTGCTGCTGCGCCTGCTCGCGCTCAGCGCGGCTTTTTACGGCGTGTTTGTCGCGCAGTTCGCGCTGCTCGTGGGCGCCTTCGGCGCGCCGGCGGGCGCACCCGACCTGCTCGCCGCCGCCGCCGTGGTCATGCTGCTGAAAAGCGTCGTGCCGCCCGTCTCCTTCGGCGAACTCGGCATCCGCGAAGGCGCCACAGCGCTCGTCTACGCCGGCATCGGTGTGCCCGCGCAGCTTGCCGTGCCCGCCTCCATGCTGCTCTTTGTGCTCAATGTGCTGCTGCCCGCCGCCGCGGGCGGCATCGTGCTTGCGCTGGCCTCGCTGCGCCGCGCCTCCGCCGCGTGA